From a single Georhizobium profundi genomic region:
- a CDS encoding RNA polymerase sigma factor, whose product MTDAKDDIGRQLIGFLPNMRRFGYTLTRNQDTADDLVQAACEKALANASGFTPGTRFDSWVFRIMRNLRIDQIRKGKSAGQAEEIDTQIDLVGTDGVREAHARMDLGDVSRAIAALPDDQREILLLVCAEDMSYKEVSELLGIPIGTVMSRLARARKKLVEGGGINADARRSQPEEDGHGS is encoded by the coding sequence GTGACGGATGCGAAAGATGATATCGGGCGACAGCTCATCGGCTTCCTGCCCAATATGCGCCGGTTCGGCTATACGCTGACGCGCAACCAGGACACAGCAGACGACCTTGTGCAGGCCGCATGCGAGAAAGCGCTCGCCAACGCATCCGGCTTCACGCCAGGCACACGGTTCGATTCATGGGTGTTCCGCATCATGCGCAATCTCAGGATCGATCAGATCCGGAAGGGCAAGTCAGCCGGACAGGCCGAAGAGATCGACACGCAGATCGATCTCGTTGGCACGGACGGCGTGCGGGAAGCGCATGCACGCATGGATCTCGGCGACGTGTCGCGCGCCATCGCTGCGCTGCCTGACGACCAGCGCGAAATTCTGCTGCTCGTCTGCGCCGAAGACATGTCCTACAAGGAAGTGTCGGAGCTCCTCGGCATTCCGATCGGCACCGTGATGAGCCGGCTGGCACGAGCGCGCAAGAAACTTGTCGAGGGCGGTGGAATAAACGCCGACGCCCGACGTTCTCAGCCTGAAGAGGACGGGCATGGATCATGA
- a CDS encoding anti-sigma factor family protein, with translation MTTHDFSDETLMAFADGELDDAEMERVEAAMNDDPALAERVALFMEARELAEGVFASQVAQPVPPSLQGAVERMIASPAAPATVLPFREKGRVPAAANENRRGFARFAMAAAASVAIVAAGLAGYMAGQGSAPAGSAQVALIDVPGLDDALLTTASGDTTEIAGAGTLTAVSTFTDGADRVCREFELASEQAFVGIACRATDNWQLTFAMGTGSADGTGYQPASSLDTLDAYLTGIEAGAPLSLEDEAAALAALR, from the coding sequence ATGACGACACACGATTTCAGCGACGAGACATTGATGGCCTTCGCCGATGGCGAACTTGACGACGCCGAAATGGAGCGCGTCGAAGCTGCCATGAACGACGATCCGGCGCTTGCCGAGCGCGTTGCGCTCTTCATGGAAGCGCGCGAACTGGCCGAGGGCGTGTTTGCAAGCCAAGTCGCTCAGCCCGTGCCGCCATCGCTGCAGGGGGCAGTCGAGCGGATGATTGCCTCACCTGCTGCACCGGCGACCGTCCTGCCCTTCCGAGAGAAGGGTCGGGTCCCTGCAGCAGCCAACGAAAACCGGCGTGGCTTTGCGCGGTTTGCCATGGCTGCCGCCGCATCCGTCGCCATCGTCGCTGCCGGTCTTGCCGGCTACATGGCCGGCCAGGGCTCGGCGCCTGCCGGTTCCGCACAGGTCGCATTGATCGACGTTCCGGGGCTTGATGACGCGCTGCTGACGACGGCATCGGGCGACACGACCGAAATCGCGGGCGCCGGCACGCTGACGGCCGTCTCGACCTTCACAGATGGCGCAGACCGTGTCTGCCGCGAGTTCGAACTGGCTTCCGAGCAGGCATTCGTCGGCATCGCATGTCGCGCGACCGATAACTGGCAGCTCACCTTCGCCATGGGAACCGGCTCGGCCGACGGAACCGGCTATCAGCCGGCCTCCTCGCTCGACACGCTCGATGCCTACCTGACGGGCATCGAGGCCGGTGCGCCGCTTTCGCTCGAAGACGAAGCGGCGGCGCTCGCGGCTTTGCGCTGA
- a CDS encoding CoA transferase subunit A, translated as MATFQDLKTAVAENLHDGDVVAFEGFTHLIPHAAAHEAIRQGRKDLTLVRMTPDVIYDQMIGMGMAKKLVFSYAGNPGVGLLRRLRDAVENGWPNRPEVEEHSHAAMANAYEAGASGLPCAIFRGYLGAGLEQVNPNIKRVACPFTGEMLAAVPSVRPDVTFIHAQKADRKGNVLVEGIIGIQKEAVLAAKRAVVTVEEIVEDFDDVHPNACILPRWTVSAICEVPGGAHPSYAHGYYDRDNKSYLDWDKIAAERDSFQAWMQDNVLNAGPQDFAGRVEHLRSAK; from the coding sequence ATGGCGACGTTCCAGGATTTGAAGACCGCCGTCGCGGAAAATCTCCATGACGGCGATGTGGTGGCCTTCGAGGGCTTCACCCATCTGATACCGCATGCGGCGGCCCACGAAGCGATCCGCCAGGGCCGGAAAGACCTGACGCTCGTGCGCATGACACCGGATGTCATCTACGACCAGATGATCGGCATGGGCATGGCGAAGAAGCTCGTCTTCTCATACGCCGGCAACCCGGGCGTTGGCCTTCTGCGCCGGCTGCGCGATGCGGTTGAAAACGGCTGGCCGAACCGGCCGGAAGTGGAAGAACACAGCCATGCGGCGATGGCCAATGCCTATGAGGCGGGCGCAAGCGGCCTGCCATGCGCAATCTTCCGCGGATACCTCGGCGCCGGGCTCGAGCAGGTTAATCCGAATATCAAGCGCGTCGCATGCCCGTTCACCGGCGAAATGCTGGCGGCTGTTCCGTCGGTGCGCCCGGACGTGACCTTCATCCACGCGCAGAAGGCGGACCGGAAGGGCAACGTTCTCGTCGAAGGCATCATCGGAATCCAGAAGGAAGCGGTGCTTGCCGCCAAGCGTGCCGTGGTGACGGTCGAGGAAATCGTCGAGGATTTCGACGATGTGCATCCGAACGCCTGCATCCTGCCCCGATGGACGGTCAGCGCGATCTGCGAAGTGCCGGGCGGCGCTCATCCTTCCTACGCGCACGGCTACTACGACCGTGACAACAAGAGCTATCTCGACTGGGACAAGATCGCCGCGGAGCGGGATAGTTTCCAGGCGTGGATGCAGGACAATGTGTTGAACGCCGGTCCACAAGACTTTGCTGGACGCGTCGAGCATTTGAGGAGCGCCAAATGA
- the tsaA gene encoding tRNA (N6-threonylcarbamoyladenosine(37)-N6)-methyltransferase TrmO, giving the protein MSDMTEASKKHDGIREGEIQGMMPDQFDASVYFIGRIHTPFQTRAECPRRGDPEQGPVCTIELDARFVDALRGVDAYEHIAVLYWMDQARRDLLVQNPKHDGGLAGTFALRSPVRPNPIALSIVRLIRIGGATLTVRGLDCVDGTPLIDIKPEFTGGRKPCHA; this is encoded by the coding sequence ATGAGTGACATGACAGAGGCTTCCAAAAAACACGACGGCATTCGTGAAGGCGAGATCCAGGGGATGATGCCGGATCAGTTTGACGCCTCTGTCTATTTCATCGGTCGCATCCACACGCCGTTCCAGACGCGGGCGGAGTGCCCGCGCAGGGGCGATCCGGAGCAGGGACCCGTCTGTACGATCGAGCTCGACGCCCGCTTTGTCGACGCTCTGAGAGGCGTGGATGCCTATGAACACATCGCCGTGCTCTACTGGATGGACCAGGCGCGGCGCGACCTTTTGGTCCAGAACCCCAAGCACGATGGCGGACTCGCTGGCACCTTCGCGCTGCGTTCGCCGGTCCGCCCCAACCCGATCGCGCTCTCTATCGTTCGGCTGATCAGGATCGGTGGCGCGACGCTGACGGTGCGGGGGCTGGACTGCGTCGATGGCACGCCGCTGATCGACATCAAGCCGGAATTTACCGGCGGGCGAAAACCCTGTCACGCCTGA
- the pcaC gene encoding 4-carboxymuconolactone decarboxylase, with protein sequence MSATTKSPRHIEGMATRRSVLGDAHVDRAEAAKSEFDAPFQEMITEGAWGTVWSRPNWTKRERSIVTIALLAALGHDDEVAMHVRATANTGASEDDIREALMHVAIYAGVPAANHAFKIAKQTLKEMAAEEAA encoded by the coding sequence ATGAGCGCCACGACGAAATCTCCCCGCCACATCGAAGGCATGGCGACGCGCCGCTCGGTGCTCGGCGATGCACATGTCGACAGGGCAGAGGCGGCGAAGTCGGAATTCGATGCGCCTTTTCAGGAGATGATCACCGAGGGCGCCTGGGGGACCGTCTGGTCGCGGCCGAACTGGACGAAGCGCGAGCGCTCTATTGTCACGATCGCGCTGCTTGCAGCACTCGGCCATGACGACGAGGTCGCGATGCATGTGCGCGCCACCGCCAATACCGGCGCGAGCGAAGACGATATCCGCGAGGCGCTGATGCATGTGGCGATCTATGCCGGCGTTCCGGCCGCCAATCACGCCTTCAAGATCGCCAAGCAGACGTTGAAGGAGATGGCTGCCGAAGAGGCGGCCTGA
- the pcaQ gene encoding pca operon transcription factor PcaQ, translating to MDQQIKFRHLQTFMEVARQKSVSKAADVLALTQPAVTRTIRELEDALGVRLFEKDGRGIRISRFGEVFLRHAGSSVAALRQGVDSIQQALRSEGPPVRIGALPTVSARIMPDAVAQFLKENTGSPITVVTGDNSVLLEQLRTGALDLVVGRLAPPEMMIGLSFEPLYSEHVIFAVRTGHPLMSKPNFSLGELRDYTILMPTPNAVIRPFVDRFLVTNGIAELPVRIETVSDAFGRAYIRAHDAIWIISEGAVANDIRDGRVARLPIDTSETVGSVGLTTRGTGDQSLALSIFMQSVRAVARQTADG from the coding sequence ATGGACCAGCAGATCAAGTTTCGGCATCTCCAGACCTTCATGGAGGTAGCCCGCCAGAAGAGCGTGAGCAAGGCAGCGGACGTGCTGGCGCTGACACAGCCGGCGGTCACGCGCACGATCCGCGAGCTCGAAGACGCGCTCGGCGTGCGACTGTTCGAGAAAGATGGCCGCGGCATTCGCATCTCGCGCTTCGGCGAGGTGTTCCTGCGTCATGCGGGCTCGAGCGTTGCTGCGCTCAGGCAGGGCGTCGATTCCATCCAGCAGGCTTTACGCTCGGAAGGGCCGCCGGTCCGCATCGGTGCCCTGCCCACTGTTTCTGCACGGATCATGCCCGATGCGGTGGCGCAGTTCCTGAAGGAGAACACGGGAAGTCCAATCACGGTGGTGACAGGCGACAATTCCGTGCTTTTGGAACAGCTGCGCACCGGCGCGCTCGATCTCGTCGTCGGGCGCCTTGCGCCGCCGGAGATGATGATCGGCCTCTCCTTCGAGCCGCTCTACTCAGAGCACGTCATTTTTGCCGTTCGAACGGGCCACCCGCTGATGAGCAAGCCCAATTTTTCGCTCGGCGAATTGCGCGACTATACGATCCTGATGCCGACGCCGAACGCCGTCATCCGCCCCTTCGTCGATCGCTTCCTCGTCACCAACGGGATCGCCGAGCTGCCGGTGCGCATCGAGACCGTGTCAGACGCATTCGGGCGCGCTTACATCCGGGCACATGATGCGATCTGGATCATATCGGAGGGTGCTGTCGCCAACGACATTCGCGACGGGCGCGTCGCTCGCCTGCCGATCGATACGAGCGAGACCGTCGGCTCGGTCGGCCTGACGACGCGGGGGACCGGAGACCAGTCGCTGGCGCTCTCCATCTTCATGCAATCTGTCCGCGCCGTTGCACGGCAGACGGCGGACGGCTAG
- the pcaF gene encoding 3-oxoadipyl-CoA thiolase: MAEAYICDYIRTPIGRFAGALSSVRADDLGAVPLKALIERNAFVDWAAIDEVIYGCANQAGEDNRNVARMASLLAGLPVEVPGTTMNRLCGSGMDAVIAAARAIKAGEIDIAIAGGVESMSRAPFVMPKATSAFSRDNAVYDTTIGWRFVNPLMKKQYGVDSMPETGENVAADWQVSREDQDKFAVRSQQKAGRAMENGRLAKEITPVSIPQRKKDPIVVDRDEHPRPDTTLEALAKLPTPFREGGTVTAGNASGVNDGAAALIVASEEAARKHGLTPIARILGGATAGVAPRIMGFGPAPAAKKLFARLGLGAGDFDVIELNEAFASQGLATLRDLGIADDDERVNPNGGAIALGHPLGMSGARITGTAALELAERNARRALSMMCIGVGQGIAIALERV; the protein is encoded by the coding sequence ATGGCTGAAGCCTATATCTGTGATTACATCCGCACGCCGATCGGTCGCTTTGCGGGCGCGCTTTCGTCCGTGCGTGCCGACGATCTGGGCGCCGTGCCGCTGAAAGCGCTAATAGAGCGCAACGCGTTTGTCGACTGGGCTGCGATCGACGAAGTCATCTATGGTTGCGCCAACCAGGCCGGTGAGGACAACCGCAACGTCGCGCGCATGGCGTCGCTTCTGGCCGGCCTGCCGGTCGAAGTGCCGGGCACCACCATGAACCGGCTTTGCGGATCCGGCATGGATGCCGTCATCGCCGCCGCCCGCGCCATCAAGGCCGGCGAGATCGACATTGCGATTGCCGGTGGCGTGGAATCCATGTCGCGCGCGCCCTTCGTGATGCCGAAGGCGACAAGCGCCTTTTCGCGCGACAATGCGGTTTACGACACGACGATCGGCTGGCGCTTCGTCAATCCGTTGATGAAGAAGCAATACGGCGTCGACTCGATGCCGGAGACCGGCGAAAATGTCGCCGCCGACTGGCAGGTGAGCCGCGAGGACCAGGACAAGTTCGCCGTGCGCTCGCAGCAGAAAGCCGGCCGCGCCATGGAAAACGGCAGGCTGGCAAAGGAAATCACGCCGGTCTCGATCCCGCAGCGCAAGAAGGACCCGATCGTCGTCGATCGCGACGAGCATCCGCGCCCCGACACCACTCTGGAAGCGCTAGCCAAGCTGCCGACCCCGTTCCGCGAAGGTGGCACGGTCACGGCCGGCAATGCCTCCGGCGTCAACGATGGCGCGGCAGCGCTGATCGTCGCATCGGAAGAAGCGGCCCGCAAACACGGGCTGACCCCGATCGCCCGGATCCTCGGCGGTGCGACTGCGGGCGTTGCGCCCCGCATCATGGGCTTTGGGCCTGCACCGGCCGCAAAGAAGCTCTTCGCTCGCCTCGGTCTTGGCGCCGGCGATTTCGACGTGATCGAGCTCAACGAAGCCTTTGCGAGCCAGGGCTTGGCGACGCTGCGCGATCTCGGCATCGCCGATGACGACGAGCGCGTGAACCCGAATGGCGGCGCCATCGCGCTTGGCCATCCGCTCGGCATGTCGGGCGCGCGCATCACCGGCACGGCGGCGCTCGAACTCGCCGAACGCAACGCAAGGCGCGCGCTCTCCATGATGTGCATCGGCGTCGGCCAGGGCATCGCGATAGCGCTTGAACGCGTCTGA
- the pcaH gene encoding protocatechuate 3,4-dioxygenase subunit beta, with the protein MSNRKPETGAFFPRDRAWQPDAYTPWYKTSVLRSPQKALLSINNTLSEMTGPVFGHDILGELDDDLIHNFAKPGESAIGPRIIVHGRVMDERGRGVGGALLEFWQANAGGRYRHKKEGYVAALDPNFGGCGRTITDEDGHYSFRTIKPGPYPWPNGVNDWRPAHIHFSVFGHGFAQRLITQMYFEGDPLIPLCPIVKTIADPKAIEDLIAPLDMANTIPMDASAYKFDIVLRGRRSTMFENRMEGN; encoded by the coding sequence ATGTCGAACAGGAAACCCGAAACCGGTGCCTTCTTTCCGCGCGATCGCGCCTGGCAACCGGACGCTTATACGCCGTGGTACAAGACGAGCGTGCTCCGCTCGCCGCAAAAGGCGCTTCTGTCCATCAACAACACCCTGTCGGAGATGACCGGCCCGGTCTTCGGCCACGACATCCTCGGCGAACTCGATGACGACCTCATCCACAATTTCGCCAAGCCCGGTGAAAGCGCGATCGGTCCGCGCATCATCGTCCATGGCCGCGTCATGGACGAGCGGGGCAGGGGCGTCGGCGGCGCGCTGCTCGAATTCTGGCAGGCGAATGCCGGTGGCCGCTACCGCCACAAGAAGGAGGGCTACGTCGCCGCACTCGATCCGAATTTCGGCGGCTGCGGGCGCACCATCACCGATGAGGACGGCCATTACTCGTTCCGCACCATCAAGCCGGGGCCGTATCCCTGGCCGAACGGGGTGAATGACTGGCGCCCGGCCCACATCCATTTCTCCGTCTTCGGCCACGGATTCGCCCAGCGGCTGATCACCCAGATGTATTTCGAAGGCGACCCGCTGATCCCGCTCTGCCCAATCGTGAAGACCATCGCCGACCCAAAGGCGATCGAGGACCTGATCGCGCCACTCGACATGGCGAACACGATCCCGATGGACGCCAGCGCCTACAAGTTCGACATCGTCCTGCGCGGCCGCCGCTCGACCATGTTCGAGAACCGGATGGAGGGGAACTGA
- a CDS encoding 3-carboxy-cis,cis-muconate cycloisomerase — MSLSLFEHPVLAAHFGDDALAAHFRLEAEISTMLTFEMALAEAEAHEGLIAPEAAAAIAKACEDFAPDFDALREGVARDGLIVPELIRELRKTVPEPHAAHLHFGATSQDVIDTSLVLRLKMVLPMLAARLENLIAALQDLDERFGHNHLIGRTRMQAAMPIPVGARLRAWMMPLSRALDELEDIGPELLQLQFGGAAGTLEKLGDDAAGVAARIGFLLDLDVPQTNWHTQRDSIARFANWLSLISGALGKIGQDIALMAQNEIGEIAMTGGGGSSAMPHKQNPVRAETLVALARFNATQLSGIHHALVHEQERSGAAWSLEWMILPQMVVAAGASTRLGAELFDAIERLGAAE, encoded by the coding sequence ATGTCGCTGTCGCTTTTTGAGCACCCCGTGCTCGCCGCACATTTCGGGGACGACGCGCTCGCCGCCCATTTTCGGCTGGAAGCTGAAATCTCCACCATGCTGACCTTCGAAATGGCGCTGGCGGAAGCGGAGGCCCATGAAGGCTTGATCGCTCCGGAAGCCGCCGCTGCCATTGCAAAAGCCTGCGAGGACTTCGCGCCGGATTTCGATGCGCTGCGCGAGGGCGTCGCCCGCGACGGGCTCATCGTGCCCGAACTCATCCGCGAATTACGCAAGACCGTGCCGGAGCCCCACGCGGCGCATCTGCATTTCGGCGCGACCAGCCAGGACGTAATCGATACGAGCCTCGTCCTTAGGCTCAAGATGGTGCTTCCCATGCTGGCGGCGCGACTGGAAAACCTGATCGCTGCCCTGCAGGACCTCGACGAGCGCTTCGGCCACAACCATCTGATCGGCCGCACCCGCATGCAGGCGGCGATGCCCATCCCGGTGGGCGCACGGCTGCGCGCCTGGATGATGCCACTGTCGCGCGCGCTGGACGAACTGGAAGACATCGGTCCGGAACTTCTGCAGTTGCAGTTCGGTGGAGCCGCTGGCACGCTGGAAAAGCTTGGCGACGACGCCGCCGGCGTCGCGGCGCGCATCGGTTTCCTGCTGGATCTCGACGTGCCGCAGACGAACTGGCACACGCAGCGTGATTCCATCGCCCGTTTCGCCAACTGGCTGTCGCTGATTTCCGGCGCACTCGGCAAGATCGGCCAGGACATCGCACTGATGGCCCAGAACGAAATCGGCGAAATCGCCATGACGGGCGGTGGCGGCTCCTCCGCCATGCCGCACAAGCAGAACCCGGTGCGCGCCGAAACACTTGTGGCGCTCGCCCGGTTCAACGCCACCCAGCTCTCGGGCATCCACCACGCACTCGTCCACGAACAGGAACGCTCCGGCGCCGCATGGTCACTGGAATGGATGATTTTGCCTCAGATGGTGGTGGCAGCCGGCGCCTCGACACGTCTCGGCGCCGAACTCTTCGATGCCATCGAACGTCTCGGCGCGGCGGAATGA
- a CDS encoding methyltransferase yields the protein MSDFDEDALAEAYNRGLDLEKAGRREEAAVFYRRALELDPDDHGGAAVRLASMGLAPAPDKAPDAYVMTLFDQHAEVFDSVLVDQLGYSVPMMLGDALPAFLPDGAARLLDLGCGTGLVGEALYDSVDHAVGVDLSERMIEIADEREVYDELYVAEIGLFLEESEALPFDLVVAADVLPYMGKLESFFSGIAKHTTTAGLLAFSSETLPDEAFGGADFTVGPHQRFAHPLSYIDRLLTANGFDRLLAEPIVVRHEQGTPVPGHLVIARKS from the coding sequence ATGAGCGATTTCGACGAGGATGCACTGGCCGAGGCCTATAATCGCGGGCTGGACCTTGAAAAGGCCGGTCGTCGCGAGGAGGCCGCAGTCTTCTATCGGCGCGCGCTGGAGCTCGATCCCGATGATCACGGAGGCGCTGCCGTACGGCTTGCTTCCATGGGCCTTGCGCCCGCGCCGGACAAGGCGCCCGATGCCTACGTCATGACCCTGTTCGACCAGCATGCGGAAGTGTTCGACAGCGTGCTCGTCGACCAGCTCGGCTATTCCGTCCCGATGATGCTGGGCGACGCACTTCCGGCGTTCCTGCCCGACGGTGCGGCCCGCCTGCTCGACCTCGGCTGCGGCACGGGCCTCGTCGGCGAAGCCCTCTACGACAGTGTCGACCATGCCGTGGGTGTCGATCTCTCGGAACGCATGATCGAGATCGCCGACGAGCGCGAAGTCTATGACGAGCTTTATGTCGCCGAGATCGGCCTTTTTCTCGAGGAGAGCGAAGCACTGCCTTTCGATCTCGTCGTGGCTGCGGACGTGCTGCCCTATATGGGCAAGCTCGAAAGCTTCTTCTCAGGCATTGCGAAGCATACGACGACTGCCGGCCTGCTCGCGTTTTCCAGCGAGACACTGCCGGATGAGGCCTTTGGCGGAGCCGATTTTACCGTCGGTCCGCATCAGCGTTTCGCTCATCCGCTCAGCTACATCGATCGCCTGCTCACCGCGAATGGCTTCGATCGGCTGCTGGCCGAGCCGATCGTCGTGCGCCACGAGCAGGGCACGCCCGTGCCCGGCCATCTGGTCATTGCGCGCAAGAGCTGA
- a CDS encoding CoA-transferase subunit beta produces the protein MSDLGFTPDEVMTIAAARALKNDDVCFVGIGAPSAACNVARLTHAPDITLIYESGTIGTAPDVLPLSIGDGELCDTAVTTVSVPEMFRYWLQGGRVTIGFLGAAQLDKFGNINTTVIGDYETPKTRLPGGGGAPEIASSSGEIYITMKQTKRGMVDKIDFFTSFGHGTGGKDRENLGIKTKGPTLLITDLAIWKPDSETKEFTVVSMHPGVTREQVQETCGWPVKFADQVEVTPAPDETELKTLRDLQARTKAAHEGTGRGKNKFGSQRDG, from the coding sequence ATGAGCGATCTTGGTTTTACGCCCGATGAGGTGATGACGATTGCTGCGGCGCGCGCGCTGAAGAACGACGACGTGTGCTTCGTCGGCATCGGTGCGCCATCGGCTGCCTGCAACGTTGCGCGGCTGACGCATGCCCCGGACATCACTCTGATCTATGAATCCGGCACGATCGGCACGGCGCCGGACGTGCTGCCGCTCTCGATCGGCGACGGCGAACTCTGCGACACGGCCGTCACCACGGTGTCGGTGCCGGAGATGTTCCGCTACTGGCTGCAGGGCGGTCGCGTCACGATCGGTTTCCTTGGCGCCGCGCAGCTCGACAAGTTCGGCAACATCAACACGACCGTCATCGGCGACTACGAGACGCCGAAGACCCGCCTGCCTGGCGGCGGCGGCGCGCCGGAAATCGCCTCGTCTTCGGGTGAGATTTACATCACCATGAAGCAGACGAAACGCGGCATGGTCGACAAGATCGACTTCTTCACGTCCTTCGGTCATGGAACCGGTGGCAAGGACCGTGAAAATCTCGGCATCAAGACCAAGGGCCCGACGCTGCTGATCACCGATTTGGCGATCTGGAAGCCCGATTCCGAGACCAAGGAATTTACGGTCGTCTCGATGCATCCGGGCGTGACGCGCGAGCAGGTGCAGGAAACCTGCGGCTGGCCGGTGAAGTTCGCCGATCAGGTCGAGGTCACGCCGGCGCCGGACGAGACGGAACTGAAGACGCTGCGCGATCTTCAGGCAAGAACGAAGGCCGCCCACGAAGGAACCGGCCGTGGCAAGAACAAATTCGGGAGCCAGCGCGATGGCTGA
- the pcaG gene encoding protocatechuate 3,4-dioxygenase subunit alpha, translating to MPQSLNHLKESASQTAGPYVHIGLTPNFAEIGGVYADDLGSRMLTDDASGERITIKGHIFDGTGAPLKDALVEIWQPDAAGLFNSPSEMRGSADPYFTGFGRCATDMANGEFVFETIKPGPVPYPDGRMQAPHVTLWIVARGINIGLHTRMYFSDEEKANADDPLLNRIEHRHRVATLIGQRDGDVVTFDIHLQGDDETVFLDI from the coding sequence ATGCCGCAATCGCTGAACCACCTGAAGGAGTCCGCGTCACAGACGGCTGGTCCTTATGTGCATATTGGGCTGACGCCGAATTTCGCGGAGATTGGTGGAGTCTATGCCGATGATCTTGGCAGTCGCATGCTGACTGACGATGCCAGTGGCGAACGCATCACCATCAAGGGACACATCTTTGACGGAACAGGCGCGCCGCTGAAGGATGCACTGGTCGAAATCTGGCAGCCGGATGCGGCAGGGCTTTTCAATTCGCCCTCCGAAATGCGCGGTTCGGCCGATCCGTATTTCACCGGCTTCGGGCGTTGCGCGACCGATATGGCAAACGGCGAGTTTGTCTTCGAGACGATCAAGCCGGGTCCGGTTCCCTATCCTGATGGCCGGATGCAGGCACCGCATGTCACGCTCTGGATTGTCGCACGCGGCATCAATATCGGCCTTCACACCCGCATGTATTTTTCCGACGAGGAGAAGGCCAATGCGGACGATCCGTTGCTCAACCGGATCGAGCACCGCCACCGCGTCGCAACGCTCATCGGCCAGCGCGACGGCGATGTCGTGACCTTCGACATTCACCTGCAGGGCGACGACGAAACCGTCTTCCTCGATATCTGA
- the pcaD gene encoding 3-oxoadipate enol-lactonase: MQFHKVNGVTLHYQLIGAPEGRPVLVFANSLGTDFRIWRDVIVRLVGEFAIVLYDKRGHGLSDVGETPYTIDDHVDDLSGLLDHLRVRKAVICGLSVGGLIAQGLVHKRPDLVSALVLCDTAHKIGTAEMWDARIRAIYEEGIEAIADLILERWFTVDYRKPDNAEFTGYRNMLIRTPRDGYTATCAAIRDADFTEAAKLIDVPTMCVVGTEDGSTPPELVGELSRLIPGALYQEIPQAGHLPCIEQPVVLTDAIKLFVEKITKEGK, from the coding sequence ATGCAGTTTCACAAGGTCAACGGCGTCACACTGCATTATCAGTTGATCGGCGCGCCCGAAGGGCGCCCTGTGCTGGTCTTCGCGAATTCCCTCGGCACCGATTTCCGCATCTGGCGTGATGTCATCGTCCGGCTCGTCGGCGAGTTCGCGATCGTGCTCTACGACAAGCGCGGCCACGGACTGTCCGATGTCGGCGAGACGCCTTACACAATCGACGATCACGTCGACGACTTGTCCGGCCTGCTCGACCATCTGCGCGTGCGCAAGGCTGTCATCTGCGGGCTTTCGGTCGGCGGGCTGATCGCGCAGGGCCTCGTCCACAAGCGCCCGGATCTGGTAAGCGCCCTCGTTCTTTGCGACACCGCCCACAAGATCGGAACGGCGGAAATGTGGGATGCCCGCATCCGCGCGATCTACGAAGAAGGCATCGAGGCGATCGCCGACCTGATCCTCGAGCGCTGGTTCACCGTCGATTACCGCAAGCCCGACAACGCCGAGTTCACCGGTTACCGCAATATGCTGATCCGCACGCCGCGCGATGGCTACACCGCCACCTGCGCCGCGATCCGGGACGCCGATTTCACCGAAGCTGCGAAGCTGATCGACGTGCCGACCATGTGCGTTGTCGGCACCGAAGACGGCTCGACACCGCCAGAACTCGTAGGCGAGCTGTCCCGGCTGATCCCCGGTGCGCTTTACCAAGAAATCCCGCAGGCTGGCCATCTGCCCTGCATCGAGCAGCCGGTGGTTCTGACGGACGCCATCAAGCTGTTCGTCGAAAAGATCACGAAGGAAGGCAAATGA